Proteins encoded within one genomic window of Humulus lupulus chromosome 1, drHumLupu1.1, whole genome shotgun sequence:
- the LOC133820441 gene encoding uncharacterized protein LOC133820441, with translation MKEAGTAVKEADTAAVKEASAAVVAVHICEEGKISDPQGSIQEIIRSSPGEKDYRQVVNDATMLACELIRERKILALRTQAPHPTILELPTLQEALPAAKDIDEEEAEASSLKTAQENEQASKAALTVAQKNEHAAKATLTSSQESEQAAKTALSASQTQAAEANHRDEQLQAESMEEAVVSSSTMEEMLYHCWAFN, from the exons ATGAAGGAGGCTGGAactgctgtgaaggaggctgatactgctgctgtgaaggaggctaGTGCTGCTGTTGTGGCagt ccatatttgtgAGGAAGGAAAAATCAGTGACCCTCAGGGGTCAATACAAGAAATTATCCGGTCTTCCCCTGgcgaaaaggattatcgccaggtcgtgaacgatgccaccatgttggcatgtGAGCTGATCAGAGAGAGGAAGATATTAGCTCTGAGGACTCAAGCTCCGCACCCAACTATCCTCGAGCTTCCAACTCTTCAAGAGGCTTTACCAGCCGCTAAGGACATCGATGAGGAAGAGGCTGAG GCCTCCTCCTTGAAGACTGCTCAAGAAAATGAGCAGGCTTCCAAAGCCGCATTAACAGTTGCACAGAAGAATGAGCATGCTGCTAAGGCTACTCTTACCTCTtcccaagaaagcgagcaggctgcaaagaccGCATTATCTGCCTCCCAAACTCAGGCCGCAGAAGCGAACCACCGAGATGAACAACTTCAAGCTGAATCCATGGAGGAAGCAGTAGTGTCATCATCCACCATGGAGGAGATGctataccattgctgggcctttaacTAG